One genomic window of Haemophilus haemolyticus includes the following:
- a CDS encoding amino acid aminotransferase — protein sequence MFEHIKAAPADPILGLGEAFKSETRENKINLGIGVYKDAQGTTPIMRAVKEAEKRLFDKEKTKNYLTIDGIADYNERTKELLFGKDSEVIKSNRARTVQSLGGTGALRIAAEFIKRQTKAQNVWISTPTWPNHNAIFNAVGMTIREYRYYDAERKALDWEHLLEDLSQASEGDVVLLHGCCHNPTGIDPTPEQWQELAALSAKNGWLPLFDFAYQGLANGLDQDAYGLRAFAANHKELLVASSFSKNFGLYNERVGAFTLVAENAEIASTALTQVKSIIRTLYSNPASHGGATVATVLNDAQLRQEWENELTEMRERIKKMRHLFVQLLKEYGTEQDFSFIMEQNGMFSFSGLSPEQVDRLKEEFAIYAVRSGRINVAGITEDNIRYLCESIVKVL from the coding sequence ATGTTTGAACATATCAAAGCGGCACCAGCCGATCCAATCTTAGGCTTAGGCGAAGCATTCAAATCCGAAACTCGCGAAAATAAAATCAACTTGGGTATTGGCGTTTATAAAGATGCGCAAGGCACAACCCCGATTATGCGTGCGGTAAAAGAAGCAGAAAAACGCTTATTTGATAAGGAAAAAACGAAGAATTATCTGACTATCGATGGTATTGCTGATTATAACGAACGAACAAAAGAACTCCTTTTCGGTAAAGATTCTGAAGTCATCAAATCTAATCGTGCAAGAACAGTACAAAGTTTAGGTGGAACAGGCGCATTACGTATTGCTGCTGAATTCATTAAACGCCAAACCAAAGCACAAAATGTGTGGATCAGTACGCCAACATGGCCAAACCACAATGCAATTTTCAATGCGGTAGGTATGACGATTCGTGAATATCGCTATTATGATGCTGAACGCAAAGCCCTTGATTGGGAACATTTACTCGAAGATTTAAGCCAAGCAAGCGAAGGCGATGTGGTGCTTTTACACGGTTGCTGCCACAATCCAACCGGTATTGACCCAACCCCTGAACAATGGCAAGAATTAGCCGCGCTTTCAGCGAAAAACGGCTGGTTACCACTCTTTGACTTTGCTTATCAAGGTTTAGCCAATGGCTTAGATCAAGATGCTTACGGTTTACGTGCTTTTGCGGCAAATCATAAAGAATTATTAGTGGCAAGTTCATTCTCGAAAAACTTTGGTTTATACAATGAGCGTGTAGGTGCCTTTACCCTTGTAGCTGAAAATGCAGAAATTGCTTCGACCGCATTAACACAGGTGAAATCAATTATTCGTACACTCTACTCTAACCCAGCATCTCATGGCGGGGCAACGGTCGCAACCGTATTAAATGATGCTCAACTTCGCCAAGAATGGGAAAATGAATTAACTGAAATGCGTGAACGCATCAAAAAAATGCGTCATTTATTCGTTCAGTTATTAAAAGAATATGGTACAGAACAAGATTTCAGCTTTATTATGGAACAAAACGGTATGTTCTCTTTCAGCGGCTTATCACCTGAACAAGTTGATCGCTTAAAAGAAGAATTTGCGATTTACGCTGTTCGTTCTGGTCGTATCAATGTGGCGGGTATCACTGAAGATAATATTCGTTATTTGTGTGAAAGCATTGTCAAAGTGCTGTAA